Proteins encoded together in one Nitratidesulfovibrio sp. window:
- a CDS encoding thioredoxin domain-containing protein, protein MLRTLFIALLLALTLAATSAIPAPAQAASNEELKAALRDLLKENPELIMQVLRDNSETVLEIAQQGSNVRRKKALISQWQVDQTQPKKANLEGRPMRGPTNAPVTIIAYSDFTCPYCQQAAGTMELLLANYKDKVRYVFKHMPLDSHDNARLAAEYHVAAGMQDGKKAWAFYETVFRDREKLVAEGESFLKKAAAEAGLDMKRLAQDIKGKKVKDSIEEDMAEARALNVQGTPYFLVNDLVIRGSLPLDLFSDAVDMALEAAAKTKK, encoded by the coding sequence ATGCTCCGTACCCTGTTCATTGCCCTGCTGCTGGCGCTCACCCTTGCCGCCACTTCGGCCATTCCCGCGCCCGCGCAGGCCGCCTCCAACGAAGAGCTGAAGGCCGCCCTGCGCGACCTGCTGAAGGAAAATCCCGAGCTGATCATGCAGGTGCTGCGCGACAACAGCGAAACCGTGCTGGAAATCGCCCAGCAGGGGTCCAACGTGCGCCGCAAGAAGGCGCTCATTTCCCAGTGGCAGGTGGACCAGACCCAGCCCAAGAAGGCCAACCTGGAAGGCCGCCCCATGCGTGGCCCGACCAACGCGCCGGTGACCATCATTGCCTACTCCGACTTCACCTGCCCTTACTGCCAGCAGGCCGCCGGCACCATGGAACTCTTGCTGGCCAACTACAAGGACAAGGTGCGCTACGTCTTCAAGCACATGCCGCTGGACAGCCACGACAACGCGCGGCTGGCCGCCGAGTACCACGTGGCCGCTGGCATGCAGGACGGCAAGAAGGCCTGGGCCTTTTACGAAACCGTGTTCCGCGACCGCGAAAAGCTGGTGGCCGAGGGCGAATCCTTCCTCAAGAAGGCCGCCGCCGAGGCCGGGCTGGACATGAAGCGCCTGGCCCAGGACATCAAGGGCAAGAAGGTCAAGGATTCCATTGAAGAGGACATGGCCGAGGCCCGCGCGCTGAACGTGCAGGGCACCCCGTATTTCCTGGTCAACGACCTGGTCATTCGCGGCTCGCTGCCGCTGGACCTTTTCTCCGACGCCGTGGACATGGCGCTGGAGGCGGCGGCCAAGACCAAAAAGTAG
- a CDS encoding AzlD domain-containing protein, with translation MTTTFFLMLCGMLAVTYIPRAVPLQLLSQRELNPVITRWLSFVPPAVLAALLAPDLIMKQGALHMAADNLYLLAAVPATLVAWRTGSFFGTIAVGMAAVACARFFGMA, from the coding sequence ATGACCACCACCTTCTTCCTGATGCTGTGCGGCATGCTTGCCGTCACCTACATACCCCGCGCCGTGCCCCTGCAACTACTGTCGCAGCGCGAACTGAACCCCGTCATCACCCGCTGGCTGTCCTTCGTGCCGCCCGCGGTGCTGGCCGCCCTGCTGGCCCCGGACCTGATCATGAAACAGGGCGCGCTGCACATGGCCGCCGACAACCTGTACCTGCTGGCCGCCGTGCCCGCCACGCTGGTGGCGTGGCGCACGGGCAGCTTCTTCGGCACCATTGCCGTGGGCATGGCGGCCGTGGCGTGTGCACGGTTTTTCGGCATGGCCTGA
- a CDS encoding AzlC family ABC transporter permease yields MATVSSPDKGHSSPSRQSAPGLPEAHPYGQSRRTAGASASRLAAVLSGMRQALPIVLGYVPVAFAFGVLARKTGMPASGAVCMSLMVFAGSAQLISVSLLAGGASPATVVLTTFVVNLRHLLMSAALAPALRRWPRALQALFAFQLTDETFALHVSRLPSAPGDARPEPPRAETLALNMTAQSAWVIGTIIGVFGSELVADVRPLGLDYALPAMFIALMLPYCRKARRFALAAVLAGVLSVLLALAGAGQWNVIIATVCSATLCTLLPARAGAAQHAADNTNDADGPDGLNGLNGPDDLAGLPDLAQPNGAGRAPTL; encoded by the coding sequence ATGGCTACCGTTTCATCGCCCGACAAGGGCCATTCGTCCCCGTCGCGCCAATCCGCGCCCGGCCTGCCCGAGGCCCACCCGTACGGCCAGTCTCGCCGCACGGCTGGCGCATCCGCGTCCCGTCTGGCCGCCGTGCTGTCCGGCATGCGCCAGGCCCTGCCCATCGTGCTCGGCTACGTGCCGGTGGCCTTTGCCTTCGGGGTGCTGGCCCGCAAGACCGGCATGCCCGCATCCGGCGCGGTGTGCATGTCGCTGATGGTCTTCGCCGGGTCCGCCCAGCTCATTTCGGTCAGCCTGCTGGCGGGCGGGGCATCCCCGGCCACGGTGGTGCTGACCACCTTCGTGGTCAACCTGCGCCACCTGCTGATGTCCGCCGCGCTGGCCCCGGCCCTGCGCCGCTGGCCGCGTGCGCTGCAAGCGCTGTTCGCCTTCCAGTTGACGGACGAAACCTTTGCCCTGCACGTCAGCCGCCTGCCCTCCGCCCCCGGCGATGCGCGGCCCGAGCCGCCCCGCGCCGAAACCCTGGCCCTGAACATGACCGCGCAGTCTGCGTGGGTCATCGGCACCATCATCGGCGTGTTCGGCAGCGAACTGGTGGCCGACGTGCGCCCGCTGGGGCTGGACTACGCCCTGCCCGCCATGTTCATCGCCCTGATGCTGCCCTACTGTCGCAAGGCCCGGCGCTTTGCGCTGGCCGCCGTGCTGGCCGGTGTGCTGTCCGTGCTGCTGGCGCTGGCCGGGGCCGGACAGTGGAACGTGATCATCGCCACGGTGTGCTCGGCCACCCTGTGCACCCTGCTGCCCGCACGGGCTGGTGCCGCGCAGCACGCCGCCGACAACACCAATGACGCGGATGGACCGGACGGCCTGAACGGCCTGAACGGGCCGGATGATCTGGCCGGTCTGCCTGATCTGGCGCAACCGAACGGGGCGGGCCGCGCCCCCACCCTGTAG
- a CDS encoding PLP-dependent aminotransferase family protein — MPARPFAAPAPGVDADVDQPVGTADDFAEPRAAASRVTAASAPSQGGTPAADTAAFHYHRVERHVADMIQSGRFRPGDRLPSLRGLATSMGLSIATVGHAYLELERKGIIEARPRSGYFVRRGMRGLPVPQARPAPPTGPREVNRARLISTVLEAVGNRDLVPFGVLCPDETLLPGRALGRILSEVMRSRAGEAAAYATISGDLELRRQIAWRHRECGVGVGPDDILVTNGAVEALYIALRCLTRPGDIVMIQSPTYYCFLQLIESLGLRAIEVPSTPEAGVDPRDVRHILNRHQVAACAFSPNFNNPDGSLTPDDAKREILDMLAERGIHLIEDDVSTDLHYGPSRPSTFLQWDVHGLVTLCSSFSKTVAPGFRMGWMVTGRIGERAREIKATTNVCGATLTQFAMAEYLRQGLFERQLRRLRTAFSRQMQAMRMHLADCFPPGTGVTRPEGGGVLWVELPPGTDGVELFFRARQAGISVAPGAVFSTQEKFANYLRLGCNGLWNERMAEGLRTLGRLAGECRTG, encoded by the coding sequence ATGCCCGCCCGCCCCTTTGCCGCTCCGGCCCCCGGTGTCGATGCGGACGTCGATCAGCCCGTCGGCACCGCAGACGATTTTGCCGAACCCCGCGCCGCCGCATCCCGCGTCACCGCCGCTTCCGCCCCTTCGCAGGGGGGCACGCCCGCCGCCGACACCGCCGCCTTCCACTACCACCGGGTGGAGCGCCACGTGGCGGACATGATCCAGTCCGGCAGGTTCCGCCCCGGCGACCGGCTGCCCTCGCTGCGCGGGCTGGCCACCTCCATGGGGTTGTCCATCGCCACCGTGGGGCACGCCTATCTGGAACTGGAGCGCAAGGGCATCATCGAGGCGCGGCCCCGCTCCGGGTATTTCGTGCGCCGGGGCATGCGCGGGCTGCCCGTGCCGCAGGCCCGCCCGGCCCCACCCACCGGCCCGCGCGAGGTGAACCGCGCCCGGCTCATTTCCACCGTGCTCGAAGCCGTGGGCAACCGCGACCTGGTGCCCTTCGGGGTGCTCTGCCCGGACGAAACGCTGCTGCCGGGCCGGGCGCTGGGGCGCATCCTGTCCGAGGTGATGCGCTCGCGCGCGGGCGAGGCCGCCGCCTACGCAACCATTTCCGGTGATCTGGAATTGCGCCGCCAGATTGCCTGGCGGCATCGCGAGTGCGGCGTGGGCGTGGGGCCGGACGACATCCTGGTCACCAACGGCGCGGTGGAGGCGCTGTACATTGCCCTGCGCTGCCTGACCCGGCCCGGCGACATCGTGATGATCCAGTCGCCCACCTACTACTGTTTCCTGCAACTCATCGAATCGCTGGGGCTGCGGGCCATCGAGGTGCCCAGCACGCCGGAGGCGGGGGTGGACCCGCGCGACGTGCGGCACATCCTGAATCGGCACCAGGTGGCGGCGTGCGCCTTTTCGCCCAACTTCAACAATCCGGACGGCAGCCTGACCCCCGACGACGCCAAGCGCGAAATCCTGGACATGCTGGCCGAGCGGGGCATCCATCTCATAGAAGACGACGTGTCCACGGACCTGCACTACGGCCCTTCGCGCCCGTCCACCTTTCTGCAATGGGACGTGCACGGTCTGGTTACGCTGTGTTCGTCGTTCTCCAAGACCGTGGCGCCGGGCTTTCGCATGGGCTGGATGGTCACCGGGCGCATTGGCGAGCGCGCGCGGGAGATAAAGGCCACCACCAACGTCTGCGGGGCCACCCTGACCCAGTTCGCCATGGCCGAATACCTGCGGCAGGGGCTGTTCGAGCGGCAGCTGCGCCGCTTGCGCACGGCCTTTTCGCGCCAGATGCAGGCCATGCGCATGCACCTGGCCGACTGCTTTCCGCCCGGCACCGGGGTGACCCGGCCCGAGGGCGGCGGCGTGCTGTGGGTGGAACTGCCGCCCGGCACCGACGGTGTGGAACTGTTCTTTCGCGCGCGGCAGGCGGGCATATCCGTTGCGCCGGGGGCCGTGTTCAGCACGCAGGAAAAGTTCGCCAACTACCTGCGCCTTGGCTGCAACGGCCTGTGGAACGAGCGCATGGCCGAAGGGCTGCGCACCTTGGGGCGGCTGGCCGGGGAGTGTCGGACCGGGTAG